Part of the Bacillus cereus group sp. RP43 genome is shown below.
GCAGTAATTAAGTATAACGGAGAATTTACCTACTCAAATCATTTTCAAATTAATTAACTCTTTCCTACTCAGTAGCTAGAATTGATTAATTAGGTAGCTATGAAGAATTAAGATCTTAACCAGCTTCAATTGGATCTTAACTTTTTTAATATAAACACATTTTACTTTTAATAGAAATAAGTTAACTATTATATCCACCTACTCTTCGTATGCAATATTGCATACGAAGGGCCTTAAATATTTTGGTATACTATGCATGTGGATTTTTCATCCAAAATTCCACTCAAACGCATATTTATGTATATGCCGACCCTAATTGCTAAAAGTGAGAAGAATGTTATTCATTCTTCTCACTTTTTTTATTTAAAATGTGTGCTTGTACTTAGGTCTTTAGATATTTTACATTTTGAATCTTAATACTAATCCACGTATGTGAATTTCCTTATAAAAATAAACTCCAAAATAGAATTAATCTTCCAAATTCCACCTATGGAGTCAGTTGTTTTCTAAAAAACATTCCAGCGTTTTTATCAATTGATTTTAGAATAGTTAAATAATAATACCATATACAAGCTCTGCATAAATTATTCATTTTCTTTTATATAATACCTACCTTTTTACTTCTGATAAATCATTAAACATTGGATTATATTTCACTTTTATATAAATAAAAGCCAAATAGCCGTTCATAATGAACGACTATTTAGCATCTTACTAATAATTTGAATGTTCTTCATGTTAATCTATTTTGTGTAAACCTGTTGAAGTAATTTGATAGGTTCTTTTCTTACCTATATATTCCTGTTTACTATTCTCAAGGTTAATAAGTGTAGCCCGTGTCTTTTCCTTTACTGCTTCCCCTTCTATATGGGTAAACTCGATATAATCTCCCACTTTGACTGGCACAGTTTGTCTTTCAGCAGTTTGCTGTCTATTTCCCACTATTTCCTTATTGTACACAACACTACCGGATGAATTCTGTACTTTGATACTTGCATACGTATTATTAAAATAAGAATGTGGTACGCCTGCTTCTAAATTCACCTGCATTTTCTCTGTTACCCTATTATAATTTACTTTTGCAATTTCTCTATCACTATATCCTTTTAAAGACCAACCAAATTGATTTCCGTCTAAAACCGTTGCTTCTGGGATTTTTTCTACTTTCTTCAGACCTTCTTTTGTAACTTCGTATATGGCTTTTTTTCCAAAGCTCTCTTGTTTACTATTATCAACATTTGTGAGAGTAGCTCTATGCACACCTTCTAGATGTGTTAACTCAATATAATCTCCTACTTTGACTGGAACTTTTTGCGATTCAGCATTTTGTTGTTTGTTTCCATAAATGTCTTTATTGTATACTACTTTCCCTGATGCATTTTGTACTTTAATACTCGCGTATGTTTCATTAAAATAATGATGTGGTATGCCTGCCTTTAAATCAACTTGCACTTCTTCTGTCGATTTATTGAGATTGATTTTAGCAAACTCGAAATCGCTAATTCCTTTTAGCGACCATGCAAACTGCTTTCCTTCTAAAATATTAGAAGAGTTCGGTATATCTGGATTAAAACCTAAGTTATCTAATATAGATTTTAAATCAGGTAAAACACCTATTCTATCATTCCACGGATCTTGAGATTTTGTTCCTGTATTTGGATTACTTAAGATATTTCTTAATTCGGCTGGTGTATAAGGGGAACCTCGATGTTCTTTAGCAATACCTTGAATCGAAGTTGCTGCCCCAGCAATAATTGGTGAAGCACTTGATGTGCCACTAAATGTTGATGTATATAAATTTGTAGTATTTTGACTTGGATTTGCTGATGTTGTATCAACATTTTCTCCCCATCCATATACATCTAATCGACTTCCATAATTTGAAAACCATAAACGTTTATGTGGAACAGTTGATGATCCCGCCCCAACCATAATAGCACCTGAATCCTTAAAGTCTGGACTATTTCGATTTAAGATCTTTTTTCCATTACGATCTTTAAAATTATCTAAGTCGTTTGAACCATTTGCGCCAGCTTCTATAATAATAATCCCTTTATCTGTACCAACACGAATCGCATCAAAAATATCTGGATGTACTTCTACAGGTAAATATTTATCCCCATACCCATCATACGAAGCTTGTGCCTCTAATAAAAGAATATCCCCTGCTTGTAAATTATGTACAGCACTTAAAATAGCATCCGCTGTATTATAAATTCCATTATCCCTAATTTGGGATATTACTTTTACATTTGCTTTTGGTGCAATTCCAATATTTCCAATTTGATTATCTTCGGATGAAACAATTCCTAATACAGAAGTACCATGAGCTCTATGTTGGCTTATATTTTGTCCAGACATAAGCTTTATATTTTTATTGACTAAATCCTCATGGTTCAATAACCATCCATATTCCATATCCACAAAAGTTGTACCCTTCCCGTCACCACCTTTAATGCTCCAAGCATGCGAGGCATTAATTCCCTTTGGTGCCGCTTCAAGATATCCTTGATTTTTAAATCTAGGATCATCGTACGGATTAACAGATAAATCTGGTAACTGTATTTCAGGGGGTGTCAAAATTTGTTTTTCTTGTATATAAGCTTCTTCTACAAGAGGTGATGTTTCAAATTTTTTCAGTAATAATTCTATTTCAATGTTATTAGGAGCTTGTACAATATAATAATTTAATAAATTGTTAGCTGATTGATTAGCAAATGATTTAGAGTGTAATGATAACTTTTCAATCTCTATTGGATTTACAGATGAGAACAGGCGATCCAAAGTAAGTTCTGTATTTTCAGAAAATAACTTTTTTAAATTGTTATCATAATTTCCATTTTTTATTCGTTTCTCAATACCATCTTCATAAGGTAAATCAATTTCATTTTTAAACTTTACAATTAATTGTTCTTCCTGTGAATCTCTTTTATTAGAATCTGTTTCTTTGTATGTGACATTATAAGATTCAGCGTAAACTTTATTATGAATTCTATCATTTTGTAGTATTAGATCTGTTCCTACGAATGTTGTCATTGCAATTGATGAAATTAGAAACCCTTTGAATATGTTCATACTATACCCGCCAATCTATTTTCTCTTGAGCATTTTTAAATGCGCTTAATAGTTAAGAGTTTTATATAATATATAAATCAATAATTTAAGTTTTGTAGTGAAATCTATGACTTTATTAATAATCCCATAGAGGTAACCTGATATATTCTTTTCTTTCCTATATATTCCTGTTTACTATTCTCAAGATTAGTAAGTGTGGCACGTGTCTTTTCCTTTTGTGCTTCTCCCTCTATATGAGTCAACTCAATATAATCTCCTACTTTGACTGGAACAGTTTGGCTTTCAGCAGCTTGTTGTCTATTTCCTACAATTTCTTTATTGTACAAAATATTGCCAGATGAGTTTTGAACTTTAATGCTTGCATACGTACTAGTAAAATAGGAATGGGGTACTCCCGCTTCTATTTTAATCTGCATTTTTTCTGTTGCTTTGTTATACTCTACTTTTGCGATTTCTCGATCATTATATCCCTTTAAAGACCAGGCAAATTGATTTCCATCTAAAACTGTTGTTTCTGGCATTTTCTCTACTTTCTTCAGGCCTTCTTTTGTAACTTGATACCTTGCTGTCTTTCCAATGGTTTCATTTTTGTTATTTTCAAGGTTAGTTAAAGTTGCTCGCGTTTTCTCCTTTGTTGCTTCTCCTTCTATATGGGTAAATTCAATGTAATCCCCTACCTTGACTGGCACAGTTTGGCTTTCAGCATTTTGTTGTTTATTTCCCACGATTTCCTTATTGTACAGAACATTTCCAGAAGAATTCTGGACCTTAATACTCGCATACGTACTAGCAAAGTAGGAATGTGGTACACCTGCTTCTAGTTTTATCTTCATCTCTTCTGCCGTTTTATCGTAATCTACTTTTGCAATTTCTCTATCACTATATCCTTTTAATGACCATCCAAATTGATTTCCATCTAAGATTGTTGCTTCTGGCATTTTTTCTACTTTCTTCAGACCTTCTTTTGTAACTTCGTATATGGCTTTTTTTCCAAAACTCTCTTGCTTACTATTATCGACATTTGTGAAAGTAGCTCTATGCACACCTTCTAAATGTGTTAACTCGATATAATCTCCTACTTTGACTGGTACCTTTTGTGATTCAGCATTTTGCTGTTTGTTTCCATAAATCTCTTTGTTATAGATCACTTTACCTGATGTATTCTGCACTTTAATACTTGCATATGTACTATCAAAGTAGTCATGTGGTACACCTGCTTTTAGATCAATTTGCATTTCTTCTGTTGATTTATTTAAATTTACTTTCGCAAATTCAAAATCGCCAATCCCTTTCAGCGACCATGCAAATCCTTTACCTTCAAAAATGTTTGGAGATTCATTTTTGATTTGTACCTTTTTCTCAACAGTTTGATCAAATAAATCCGTTAATACAATTTTTGCATAAGCATTTGTTGATAATGATATAGATTGACTGATTCCATTTTGATAAGATTTAATATCATCAATTACGTTAATAGGTTGGCCCGTCATATTTTCATTGTTATAAATTTCAATTTTCCCCTTAAATTGCGGTGTACTATTTTCTTTTAGTTTCCAAGATACATTTAATTTTTCATTTTCATAATATATAGATTGAATATCAAAATCTAGTTTTCCTATTTCAGGTTGAGTAGGTTGATTTAGCGTGAATATTTTTCCTGATCCAATGGTAGACTGCGTATTACCTCCTGCTTTGACCCATACATATTCTGAAGTGGCTCCTCCATCATATTGATAAGTATTATCATGCGTCCCTGAGATATTTTGATTATTCCAAGAACTCCATTGTTTATCTACTAACTTTCGGCTATAACCATTTTTCAGGCGCGCTTCTCGAACATTCTGTCCACTATCAGCCCAGTCTTCTTGAAACATTCCTAATCCATGATTAAATGCAACATTAGCAACAGGAAAATCCATAATTGCAATTTGATGCCATTTATTATTTGTTACATCTTTCAGCCATTGTCCAAATTTAGTATGACCATTTTCTTGCCATGAACGCATTGTCATTCTGTACCAATTGTAGTCTTTCCAACCATAAGTTGTTTGAACCTTCATTCCTGTTCCTTCTCCTCCAAAGGGTCCAGCTTGCGAATTCGGAGATAAGTATTCGGCCTTTATTGCTTCTTTAGAGGAAATTGGATCCCATAAAGCAAAATGTAAAGTACGTTTTCCATTTTCATCAAACCCACTTTGTTGTTGAAAACCAGCATATCCTCCAGCTTCACCACCTGCATTCCAGTTGTGTACAGCCCAGTACGTATAAGGTGGAGTCTGAACTGGTGACCAGTCTATACTAATAATATCTGAGGCAGGTATATTTTGGGGACTGACATAAACTGCTGGAGCAGCTGAATGTGTTGCAGCTTTAGTGTGCGAAATAGACGCTCCAAACATAGAAAATATGCTACATGCTGCGGTAATTATAATAACTTTATTAAACCTTTTCTTTTTTTTCTGACTAATCACTAATCTACTTCCTTTTCTTATTTTTATTTTTGAATACTAACTTAATAGAGAAATCTATCAAAATTCAAGCAACATCCAGTAATTCTTTAAACTACTGGATGTTGTTCTATCTTCACATCTGATTCTTACATATTACTTGATTGTAATTGGTTTCCATAACGATAAAGCAAATATCCAATTCGTGTCACCATTTCCTTGATGATTTTGAACAGCTTCATACACTTTCCCTTGATGTTCTACTTTGTCACCCTTTGTATACGCCTTCTTCGGATCCCATTTTTCATAAGATACATTTTGATCCTTTGTTTTTATCGGAAGAATGTTACTTTGAATTGATGTATTTCCAGCTGCATCTACAGCCTTCACTGCATATTTATATTCCTTATTAGCTGTTAAGTTTTGATCAGTAAACGTCGTTCCTTGTACCGTTTGAATCAATTGTCCATCGCGTAGTACCTGATATTCTTTTACACCTACATTATCTGTGGAAGGGTTCCATTTTAGCTCTACACTGTTAGAAGAAACGTTGCTTGCATATAATCCTTGTGGCTGTGTCGGAGCCTCTGTATCTGGTTTCGGATTAACAATTTGATTTACTGTTTTCAGGCCATCCTTTGTAACTTCGTATATGGCTTTTTTTCCAAAGCTCTCTTGTTTACTATTATCGACATTCATAAAAGTTGCTCTATGCACACCTTCTAGATGTGTTAACTCAATATAATCTCCTACTTTGACTGGAACTTTTTGCAGTTCAGCATTTTGTTGTTTGTTTCCATAAATGTCTTTCTTATATACTACTTTTCCTGATGCATTTTGTACTTTAATACTCGCATATGTTTCATTAAAATAATGATGCGGTATGCCTTCTTTTAAGTCGATTTGCATTTCTTCTGTCGACTTATTGAAATTGACTTTAGCAAACTCAAAATCACTAATTCCTTTTAATGACCATGCAAACTTGTTTCCTTCTAAAATATTATTTCCATTAGGCATATCTGGTTTAATTGGATTAGAATCCGTACCCTTCCAAATCTCTGCTGTTAAAATTGGATATCCTAATGCAGCCACTTTTTGGATGGTATCGTTATTTGGACGTAATCCCCACTTCTCAAAGAAAGGAATCAAATTTTGTTTGGCTACTTTTGATGCTGAAATCATAAATAATTGTTTTTTCGTTTCATCAGTTTGTGGAAGTTCACTTGAAGGCATGTCTCTATACAATTGATGTAATTTAGGATGGAAATCCTCTCCATATGCTAACTGTAGTTGCCAAAGCATAACAAGCTTAACAAAAACATCACTAATTTCGTCATAATTTTTATTCGTTTGTTCTAGATATTGAAACGCTTTTGGATAAATTCCACTTTTCTCTAAATTGGATGGTTGATTAAATGCTTTTTCTACAGAAAGGCTGTATATATTATTTTGTACTTCTGTCATATTATAAAAATTCCAGGGCCATTGTTGTCTCAAATGCCCTGCCTCATGCCATGGACCCCAGCCATCTTTTATAAATTTATTAATATCTAACACGTATTGGATTGCATCTCCTACATAAGCGGTTCGATAAGGATACGCATACATATAATAATCGGGCGAATGATTTTCTTCTACGTAATGAATATAATGTTTATCTGCTTGTTCCTCGGATAACCCAGCTACTTTGTCCTGAATTCGAGTAGCTTCATCCAACTTTTTTAAGAGTTGTACAGGATCTGTATTAGAACCCAACAAATATTTCTTAACACGTGCAGGGCTAGCCGTAATTAATACACGTTCTCCCTTTAACTCCACTGCATGTGCATTTGGATATTGGTCCAGCATGTTTATTAAATCTTGTTTCGTATGCTTTCCTAGTTCAAAGAAAGGAGTAGTCGTCCCACCTGTTGTGACTGTTGTTCGAATGGTACCACCTTGTTGTTTATTATAAAAATAAATCATTCCCCCATTTGGAGATTGGATTGTGTTTATACCCGGTTTTAATGTAAATGATTTTATTTTAGAATCTTCTCTCCAAGAAGCATCATACGAATACGTTCCAATGTATGCTTGAATATCTTGATTTCCTTCTACATTAATTGTTATTTGTTCATTTGGCTTTGCATATAAACCAGTTGGTTCATATGGACTAAATGCCATACTTTTTCTTTCCTGTTGTTTTAGTACCTCAACATCCCCTTTTCCTGGGACTGTATATGTTCTATTTTCTAATTTAACTGACTTTTCTTCTTGCAGTGATGTTGATAATTTTTTTTGCTGCTGCATTTCCTCTGCAAAGACATCCGGTGAAGAAATCATTCCAGTCGCAAGCATAGTTACTGTAGCAGTAGCTGCAAGTATTTTTCTAGTTTTATATTTTGAATTATTCCCCATATTATCTCCCTCATTTTTCCTTATTGCATGTAAGGATTATTATTTTATTTATTATGTTTTTACACCAAAAATCATTTACGCTATTTATGTTGTATCTAATACTCTATTTTTTCTCATAATAATCTCCTTTTCTTTATTTCTAATTGTTTATAAATGTTATTTGATGACACATAAAATAACAACTTTGCGATAAACTCATCAATAACAACCTATTATGTTTTGATTCAGTATCGTTAACTTCCATCTAATTGTATAAAAGTATTCAATTAGTAAAATAAGAATATAAAGCTCACTAATCATAGGTTAGGATTTATGGAAAAATTCATAAAAATCATTCACCTTAAAATTTTAAACTTGTATAACTACTTTCTACATATAGGATGGAGTTATACATATATTTATTTACTCTTAATGTAAGAGACTTCACTACACTAAAAAATATTTCAATAAAAATAGAAGACAGAGGCCTAATTAAACCTCTGTCTTTTCAATTTATAAAGAACAAAAAATCATTTTATAACTGTATAAATGCCCTTGTAACAAAAACCGCATTCCCCTATTTTTTTGAAGAAACAGGATCCATTTTTAATGTTTTTATCCCTTCTTTTAATGTAAACGCATCAGCTCTTAATGTTTCCCAACTGTCTTTCGCTGCATTCAGGTTAGGTTTTAAGAATTTAAATTTATTTTGATCTGCTTTTTGGGACGCTTTGTCAATATGACTAAGCACTCCTGAATATTGAGAATCTAAATCATGCCATTGTGCAGACATATAAGTAAGAGCATTAATAGCCGACCCAATTGCATTGTGCATTTCATTAATGTTATTATACGCAACACCGACTACACGATTTAATGTTACTTTATAGTCTATAGTTTGACGTAATTGCGCTAATAATGGCTCTAACGTACCTAAATTATCTCTTGCTACACCTATCATTACACCTCCGGCAATCCATGTAGGAATAGAGGGAACTGATACAGTTATTATTCCATCTGATTCTACTTGTTTAAAATGTCTTACTTGCTCTAAAACATCATTTAGGTGCTTTTCATCTTCATCTATTCCAGATGCTTGGTTTTTTAAAATCGATTCCAAGATATTTTTATGACCTCCAAATGCTCGGACATCTTCTCCAATACTATCTCTTAACTTAGCTAGTTCTTGTATTAAATTCTGTGTATATGCTTGATTTTGTTTAATCTCACCTTGTAAATCTGTAATGCCTTCTTTTAATGTGTCTGCGTCCCCTTCATTAATCGCTTCTACTAATGTGTCATAATAATTGTCGAATTTAGTATCATACTCTACAATCCCCGTCAGTGTATCTAAAAGTTGTTTTTTTATGTGTGAATCCCATTTCGTAGCATGCTCTCTTGCATTCTTTTGATCTTGTAGAATTTGACTAGGTAGATTTGTATACCCTTTAATATCAATTCCTTCAAAGTTGACATCTGGATTATTAATTAACAAATAAGAGTAATCATTCATGGATTTTGCAAATACCCCAGCATCTTGTAAAGCTTTTTTCATCTTTTCGCTGTTTACAGAAAGAAATATATCTTCAGTACTAGTTTGTTCCATTTTACTTTCACTTGCGTAGGCTGCTACTGGAGAAACGACAGTAGTTGTTGTCAAAGTTAAAAACGTTGATACAGCAAGTAATTTGTAAGGAAAGTTTTTATTCACTTTAATTCCTCCTATGTATATATATTGATTTTTAGTTTGTTTTTTCTTGTTTAAAAGCAATGTCTTTTGAAATGAATTCTGCGTCCTTATGAATATCATTCCAACTTTGTTTTGCAGCCTTTAAATCGTCAGGTATTAACGAAAGTTTATGTTCTTGCATTTGATCGATATTATCATATAAATCTTTATAATTTGCTCCCATTGTATTCCATTGTTGCTGAATACTTGTTAGAGACATAATTGCTTGATCAACTGTTTGATACAAATATGTTAAAGTGTCTTTTGTATTAGTAAGTGAAATAACTGCTTGGTTAGCTAAATCAGCTTTCATACTTAATTCTCCAATTTTATTCGAAATTTCATTATAGGAGTTTATATGATTAGATGCCTCAACACCAGCTGCTGTTCCTAAACCGATACCAGCTGCCCCTAGAGCTGTTAGACCACCAACAACAGCTGGTGTCGCTGTGCCACCAGTCACAACAATTACTACCGCTCCTGCAATCGTTCCAATAACTAAAATAGCTGCTCCTAATCCACCACCAATTGACCAGGCTAATACATTATCAAAATGTGCTTTCTGCGTAGAACGTAAATTCTCAATTTCGGCCTGTAGTTGTGGGACAAGTGCTTGTTTTCCCGCTAATATAGCCGTTAATCCCCCTTGTCCATCTGGACCTCCAACATTATTTTTAAAATCTACAGTATTTGTATACAACTTTGTTTTGAAAGCTTCTAACATCTTAATAACTTCCGTAACTTCATTTGAATTTGTATGAATTGTACCGATTAAATCCCCAATTCCTTCTTTGAGGCCCGCCTTATCTTTCTTTTTTACAGTATCTACTAGTGTGTCGTAATAATTTTGAAATTGTTCATCATAATTTACAATATTACGTGCTGTCTTTTGAATGTTTGGCTTCGCTGTATCTAGCCAGTAATTTGCATTGATTCGTGACAGTTCCTGATTCACGTGAATGTTTTTGATTAATTCTCCCCCTCCTGAACCTAAATCAATGTTGGATAAATTTACATTCGGTTGCTTAATCATTGTTTTTGCGTACAAATCCATTACAAGAATATGAGAGCCTGTTTCAGCCAACACTTTCTTTAACCCTTCAGGTCCTAACGCATAATTTTCTATTTTCTGTTCTTGTGCTGTCTGTTCTTGTGCAAGTGCGTGAATAGTACTACCATTCGTAGCAGTTATAACCGTTGCTAAAGTGGCCAAAGTTATGACCTTAAATGGAAATTTCATTATTTGATTCTCCTCCTTATTTTCAATTGAGTTATTATCTTTTTACTAAACCTAAATTCTTAATATTAAAATTTATAAACTTGTTCTTCGAGTTGATTTGTTACATTTTTTAGTCGTCTTAATGTATCTTTTTGAGACTGAGTGTTACTAGTATCAACTTCAGTCAATAATTTTGTAATACTATTATTTATTAGATTCAAATCCTCTTTATAACGTTTCATTAGCTCAATTTCCCCATCTACTTGATTAGCAAATGTATGCAAATCATTTTGCATGAAAAGAATCATTGATTTTTGTAAATCTGCTACTGTTAATTTAGTTGTTAAGTCATATAATGTCTGATTTTGTTTCTCTAAATCATTTAAATATGCTCTTTGCTCTGCTGTTAGTTTATTAATTTCGGCAAAGGTACTATATGTTTTTTTAATTTTTTCAGGATCAATCACTTTCATAAGATCATACTCTTTCGTTTTTGTAACTGCAGCTGCAGCAATTTCACCTTTTTTACTTTTCTCTATTACTTCACGTGCTTCTTTTTTGGCAGCTTCAATTTCTATAGCTGATTTTCCCTTTTCTGTTGCTTCTTGCTCTGCTTTCTTCTCTGCTTCTACAATAGCATTGTTTATTTCTTTTCCTTTGTTATACGCTGCTACCGCTGTTTGGGCAGCCGGTTCAATGATATCTTTTGATAGACTATAAATTTCTTGGAATACCTTTAGCCCTTGTTCATTTAAAGCTCCTGGTAATAATGCTATTTGCTGTAAATCATTTTGAATTGATTTTTTTGTATTTAGCATTTCATTTTTTAACTTGTCTATTTTTCCTGTTCCCTCTGAACTAAGTACACTCTGCGCTTTTGTCACATCAGTATCAAGATTTTTCAGTTTCTTATCTACCTGTAGCTTAAGATCTGTTAACTCATTAATCTGACGTTGCACGTTTTCTTGGTTTGTTATAGTCATATCTTGAAGAACTTCCAGTC
Proteins encoded:
- a CDS encoding HBL/NHE enterotoxin family protein, with protein sequence MNKNFPYKLLAVSTFLTLTTTTVVSPVAAYASESKMEQTSTEDIFLSVNSEKMKKALQDAGVFAKSMNDYSYLLINNPDVNFEGIDIKGYTNLPSQILQDQKNAREHATKWDSHIKKQLLDTLTGIVEYDTKFDNYYDTLVEAINEGDADTLKEGITDLQGEIKQNQAYTQNLIQELAKLRDSIGEDVRAFGGHKNILESILKNQASGIDEDEKHLNDVLEQVRHFKQVESDGIITVSVPSIPTWIAGGVMIGVARDNLGTLEPLLAQLRQTIDYKVTLNRVVGVAYNNINEMHNAIGSAINALTYMSAQWHDLDSQYSGVLSHIDKASQKADQNKFKFLKPNLNAAKDSWETLRADAFTLKEGIKTLKMDPVSSKK
- a CDS encoding M60 family metallopeptidase, whose translation is MGNNSKYKTRKILAATATVTMLATGMISSPDVFAEEMQQQKKLSTSLQEEKSVKLENRTYTVPGKGDVEVLKQQERKSMAFSPYEPTGLYAKPNEQITINVEGNQDIQAYIGTYSYDASWREDSKIKSFTLKPGINTIQSPNGGMIYFYNKQQGGTIRTTVTTGGTTTPFFELGKHTKQDLINMLDQYPNAHAVELKGERVLITASPARVKKYLLGSNTDPVQLLKKLDEATRIQDKVAGLSEEQADKHYIHYVEENHSPDYYMYAYPYRTAYVGDAIQYVLDINKFIKDGWGPWHEAGHLRQQWPWNFYNMTEVQNNIYSLSVEKAFNQPSNLEKSGIYPKAFQYLEQTNKNYDEISDVFVKLVMLWQLQLAYGEDFHPKLHQLYRDMPSSELPQTDETKKQLFMISASKVAKQNLIPFFEKWGLRPNNDTIQKVAALGYPILTAEIWKGTDSNPIKPDMPNGNNILEGNKFAWSLKGISDFEFAKVNFNKSTEEMQIDLKEGIPHHYFNETYASIKVQNASGKVVYKKDIYGNKQQNAELQKVPVKVGDYIELTHLEGVHRATFMNVDNSKQESFGKKAIYEVTKDGLKTVNQIVNPKPDTEAPTQPQGLYASNVSSNSVELKWNPSTDNVGVKEYQVLRDGQLIQTVQGTTFTDQNLTANKEYKYAVKAVDAAGNTSIQSNILPIKTKDQNVSYEKWDPKKAYTKGDKVEHQGKVYEAVQNHQGNGDTNWIFALSLWKPITIK
- a CDS encoding putative mucin/carbohydrate-binding domain-containing protein gives rise to the protein MISQKKKKRFNKVIIITAACSIFSMFGASISHTKAATHSAAPAVYVSPQNIPASDIISIDWSPVQTPPYTYWAVHNWNAGGEAGGYAGFQQQSGFDENGKRTLHFALWDPISSKEAIKAEYLSPNSQAGPFGGEGTGMKVQTTYGWKDYNWYRMTMRSWQENGHTKFGQWLKDVTNNKWHQIAIMDFPVANVAFNHGLGMFQEDWADSGQNVREARLKNGYSRKLVDKQWSSWNNQNISGTHDNTYQYDGGATSEYVWVKAGGNTQSTIGSGKIFTLNQPTQPEIGKLDFDIQSIYYENEKLNVSWKLKENSTPQFKGKIEIYNNENMTGQPINVIDDIKSYQNGISQSISLSTNAYAKIVLTDLFDQTVEKKVQIKNESPNIFEGKGFAWSLKGIGDFEFAKVNLNKSTEEMQIDLKAGVPHDYFDSTYASIKVQNTSGKVIYNKEIYGNKQQNAESQKVPVKVGDYIELTHLEGVHRATFTNVDNSKQESFGKKAIYEVTKEGLKKVEKMPEATILDGNQFGWSLKGYSDREIAKVDYDKTAEEMKIKLEAGVPHSYFASTYASIKVQNSSGNVLYNKEIVGNKQQNAESQTVPVKVGDYIEFTHIEGEATKEKTRATLTNLENNKNETIGKTARYQVTKEGLKKVEKMPETTVLDGNQFAWSLKGYNDREIAKVEYNKATEKMQIKIEAGVPHSYFTSTYASIKVQNSSGNILYNKEIVGNRQQAAESQTVPVKVGDYIELTHIEGEAQKEKTRATLTNLENSKQEYIGKKRIYQVTSMGLLIKS
- a CDS encoding HBL/NHE enterotoxin family protein; the protein is MKNKIMTGFLITSIVTGATIPINTLAMPIVQAETKQDNIDISSALRKIGAHSKLTQTFIDGALASPNVQLEEVPSLNTTQFLIKQDMKEWSSELYPKLILLNSKSKGFATKFNSYYPTLKGFVDNKEDKEGFLDRLEVLQDMTITNQENVQRQINELTDLKLQVDKKLKNLDTDVTKAQSVLSSEGTGKIDKLKNEMLNTKKSIQNDLQQIALLPGALNEQGLKVFQEIYSLSKDIIEPAAQTAVAAYNKGKEINNAIVEAEKKAEQEATEKGKSAIEIEAAKKEAREVIEKSKKGEIAAAAVTKTKEYDLMKVIDPEKIKKTYSTFAEINKLTAEQRAYLNDLEKQNQTLYDLTTKLTVADLQKSMILFMQNDLHTFANQVDGEIELMKRYKEDLNLINNSITKLLTEVDTSNTQSQKDTLRRLKNVTNQLEEQVYKF
- a CDS encoding putative mucin/carbohydrate-binding domain-containing protein — its product is MNIFKGFLISSIAMTTFVGTDLILQNDRIHNKVYAESYNVTYKETDSNKRDSQEEQLIVKFKNEIDLPYEDGIEKRIKNGNYDNNLKKLFSENTELTLDRLFSSVNPIEIEKLSLHSKSFANQSANNLLNYYIVQAPNNIEIELLLKKFETSPLVEEAYIQEKQILTPPEIQLPDLSVNPYDDPRFKNQGYLEAAPKGINASHAWSIKGGDGKGTTFVDMEYGWLLNHEDLVNKNIKLMSGQNISQHRAHGTSVLGIVSSEDNQIGNIGIAPKANVKVISQIRDNGIYNTADAILSAVHNLQAGDILLLEAQASYDGYGDKYLPVEVHPDIFDAIRVGTDKGIIIIEAGANGSNDLDNFKDRNGKKILNRNSPDFKDSGAIMVGAGSSTVPHKRLWFSNYGSRLDVYGWGENVDTTSANPSQNTTNLYTSTFSGTSSASPIIAGAATSIQGIAKEHRGSPYTPAELRNILSNPNTGTKSQDPWNDRIGVLPDLKSILDNLGFNPDIPNSSNILEGKQFAWSLKGISDFEFAKINLNKSTEEVQVDLKAGIPHHYFNETYASIKVQNASGKVVYNKDIYGNKQQNAESQKVPVKVGDYIELTHLEGVHRATLTNVDNSKQESFGKKAIYEVTKEGLKKVEKIPEATVLDGNQFGWSLKGYSDREIAKVNYNRVTEKMQVNLEAGVPHSYFNNTYASIKVQNSSGSVVYNKEIVGNRQQTAERQTVPVKVGDYIEFTHIEGEAVKEKTRATLINLENSKQEYIGKKRTYQITSTGLHKID
- a CDS encoding HBL/NHE enterotoxin family protein — encoded protein: MMKFPFKVITLATLATVITATNGSTIHALAQEQTAQEQKIENYALGPEGLKKVLAETGSHILVMDLYAKTMIKQPNVNLSNIDLGSGGGELIKNIHVNQELSRINANYWLDTAKPNIQKTARNIVNYDEQFQNYYDTLVDTVKKKDKAGLKEGIGDLIGTIHTNSNEVTEVIKMLEAFKTKLYTNTVDFKNNVGGPDGQGGLTAILAGKQALVPQLQAEIENLRSTQKAHFDNVLAWSIGGGLGAAILVIGTIAGAVVIVVTGGTATPAVVGGLTALGAAGIGLGTAAGVEASNHINSYNEISNKIGELSMKADLANQAVISLTNTKDTLTYLYQTVDQAIMSLTSIQQQWNTMGANYKDLYDNIDQMQEHKLSLIPDDLKAAKQSWNDIHKDAEFISKDIAFKQEKTN